In Vibrio neptunius, the following are encoded in one genomic region:
- a CDS encoding peptide MFS transporter codes for MWNNLNKSMMFCQAMFGLSFYGVMVILTRFFLEDLGYSEADTMMVVGAFSSIGPLFAIAGGFIADKFLGAYRSLTIAYGTFSTGYALLVLGASTTNIPMSLVGIALASYARGLMSPSYPSLYKRTFSTEEEFENGYPVNYSVNNVGALLGQYLFPMLVLAIGFHGSFMVSAVMAGLAFVTLVIFSKPLVNVGEDIDKNSVSLKNWLSFFALSAAMVGLVFFMFSNMDIGQNIVYAIGAAAILYFFTLMIKSGKSDALKMGTILIMTVLTTCFFVYYGQMMTSMTIVTINTMRGDLFNIIPIAPEASMAMNPLWCIVAGPVIAMTFSSLERKGINFSTATKIGFAFIFTAIAFGILTIAVMNVGEDVVIRPEVFLAIHFFQAFAEVIVGSLVVAFILSVAPKHIEGFSVSLFSVAIALSGIVGAVFSTSIALEKGQQITQEIVQNVYGDYFQLLTVLAVAMVAIALVASVIIRKMLDAARADEQPELVEAEN; via the coding sequence ATGTGGAACAATCTCAATAAATCAATGATGTTCTGCCAAGCAATGTTTGGTTTATCATTCTATGGTGTCATGGTGATCCTGACCCGTTTCTTTTTAGAAGATCTGGGATATAGTGAGGCAGACACTATGATGGTTGTTGGAGCTTTTTCTTCTATAGGCCCACTGTTCGCTATCGCGGGTGGATTCATCGCAGATAAATTCCTTGGTGCCTACCGCTCACTCACCATTGCTTACGGCACTTTTAGTACTGGCTACGCGCTACTTGTACTCGGCGCATCAACAACAAATATACCAATGAGCCTTGTCGGTATCGCACTGGCGAGTTACGCTCGTGGTTTGATGTCTCCCTCTTACCCAAGCCTTTACAAACGTACTTTCTCCACTGAAGAGGAGTTTGAAAACGGCTATCCCGTTAACTACTCCGTCAATAACGTCGGTGCACTTCTCGGTCAGTACCTGTTCCCAATGTTGGTTCTTGCCATCGGCTTCCATGGCAGTTTTATGGTATCTGCGGTAATGGCTGGTCTCGCTTTTGTCACTCTGGTGATCTTCAGCAAACCCTTGGTCAACGTTGGTGAAGATATCGACAAGAACTCAGTGAGCCTGAAAAACTGGTTATCGTTCTTTGCCCTTTCAGCAGCGATGGTTGGCTTAGTGTTCTTCATGTTCTCAAATATGGATATTGGCCAGAACATTGTCTATGCCATCGGTGCTGCGGCTATCTTGTATTTCTTCACATTGATGATCAAGTCAGGCAAGTCAGATGCATTGAAAATGGGCACAATCCTTATCATGACTGTACTCACGACTTGCTTCTTCGTGTACTACGGTCAAATGATGACTTCAATGACCATAGTGACCATCAACACCATGCGTGGTGACCTGTTCAACATAATCCCTATAGCTCCAGAAGCTTCGATGGCAATGAACCCACTTTGGTGTATTGTTGCTGGACCCGTGATTGCTATGACGTTTTCTTCTCTCGAGAGAAAAGGCATCAACTTTTCCACGGCGACAAAGATAGGCTTTGCGTTTATTTTCACCGCTATCGCTTTTGGTATTCTGACAATAGCAGTAATGAATGTGGGTGAAGACGTTGTGATTCGTCCTGAAGTCTTCTTAGCGATTCACTTCTTCCAAGCATTTGCCGAAGTTATTGTTGGTAGTTTAGTCGTAGCCTTTATCCTTTCAGTCGCGCCAAAACACATTGAAGGTTTCTCTGTGTCACTCTTCTCAGTGGCGATAGCACTGAGTGGTATCGTGGGCGCGGTATTCTCAACCTCAATCGCGCTTGAAAAAGGGCAACAAATCACGCAAGAGATCGTACAGAATGTTTACGGCGATTACTTCCAATTACTGACCGTACTCGCCGTTGCAATGGTAGCCATTGCTCTAGTTGCATCGGTTATCATTCGCAAGATGCTAGACGCGGCTCGTGCAGATGAGCAACCTGAGTTAGTTGAAGCAGAAAACTAA
- a CDS encoding EamA family transporter — protein MSVWAIFLVVISAFLHAGWNLLSKNNKASGPAFFLASSSAVALLLTPYVIWYIHQVGLTSFPNVFWQILLFSGIAQMIYLLGLGFAYKHADIGVIYPIARALPVLMVGAGTVALGYELSTLSWIGFSLITLGCLFVPLESFRQFHVNGYFNAGVCYALLAALGTTGYSILDKEALLVLESTFSHALSDRSSAIFYLGIQFWSIAVCLVVYLLVTRRLEDFKQAWMIKKPSALAGTMMATTYGLVLYAMTMTDNVSYVVALRQLSIVFGMVFGIIWLSEKFLVTRFTGTTLILVGLVLTVL, from the coding sequence ATGTCTGTTTGGGCTATTTTTCTAGTTGTTATTTCTGCTTTTCTCCATGCAGGATGGAATTTGCTCAGTAAAAATAATAAGGCTTCTGGGCCCGCTTTCTTTCTCGCCAGCAGTTCAGCGGTAGCACTTCTGCTTACGCCCTATGTGATTTGGTACATTCATCAAGTCGGTTTAACGTCGTTTCCCAACGTCTTTTGGCAGATTTTGTTGTTCAGTGGTATTGCGCAGATGATTTACCTGTTAGGTCTGGGCTTTGCTTATAAGCATGCCGATATTGGGGTCATTTATCCGATAGCGCGGGCGCTACCTGTGCTCATGGTCGGTGCGGGTACGGTTGCTCTGGGTTATGAGTTGTCAACGCTCAGTTGGATTGGCTTTTCGCTCATCACGCTTGGTTGTTTATTTGTGCCTTTAGAATCATTTAGGCAGTTTCATGTCAATGGCTACTTCAACGCGGGCGTGTGCTACGCACTGCTTGCTGCCCTAGGGACCACTGGCTATTCCATTCTAGATAAAGAGGCATTGTTGGTTTTGGAGAGTACATTTAGCCATGCGTTAAGTGACAGGAGCTCTGCGATTTTTTATCTTGGCATCCAATTTTGGTCTATTGCTGTGTGTCTTGTAGTTTACTTGTTAGTGACCAGACGATTAGAAGATTTTAAGCAAGCATGGATGATTAAAAAGCCATCCGCGTTGGCGGGTACTATGATGGCGACGACTTATGGTCTCGTACTGTATGCGATGACAATGACAGACAATGTCAGCTATGTCGTTGCGTTAAGGCAGCTCAGTATAGTGTTTGGCATGGTGTTTGGGATTATTTGGTTATCGGAAAAGTTCTTGGTTACGCGTTTTACCGGAACCACATTGATCTTGGTTGGGTTGGTTTTGACAGTTCTTTAG
- the phnR gene encoding phosphonate utilization transcriptional regulator PhnR: MQYVKIKDSIVEQIESGLLSPRQKLPAERKLAESFDTTRVTLREALSLLEAEGRIYREDRRGWFISPQPLNYDPTQTLNFSNMALAQHRVPKTELIAAKGILANKLAASLLGLQPFSDVYQVDRVRYLEDRPVVFVTNYIRPELFPNLLDFDLSKSLTDIYRDHFGMVYQKIRYRISTSSLLGDTAQALRATSGTPAMVVERINYNQHGEIIDCDIEYWRHDAISIESIAVLNH, from the coding sequence GTGCAATACGTAAAAATAAAAGATTCTATTGTTGAGCAGATTGAATCAGGGTTACTTTCACCGCGGCAAAAATTACCCGCGGAGCGTAAATTGGCAGAATCGTTTGATACCACTCGTGTGACACTACGTGAAGCCTTGTCATTGCTGGAAGCGGAAGGTCGTATCTATCGCGAAGACCGCCGTGGCTGGTTTATTTCCCCGCAACCACTTAACTATGATCCCACTCAAACGCTCAATTTTAGTAATATGGCGTTGGCACAACACCGTGTTCCAAAGACCGAACTGATTGCGGCGAAGGGCATTCTCGCCAATAAGCTGGCGGCTAGCTTGCTTGGGCTTCAACCATTCTCCGATGTTTATCAAGTCGATAGGGTCAGGTACCTAGAAGATCGCCCAGTAGTCTTTGTGACTAACTATATTCGCCCTGAGCTGTTTCCTAATCTTTTGGACTTCGATTTATCTAAATCGCTGACTGATATCTATCGTGATCACTTCGGCATGGTGTATCAGAAAATTCGCTATCGCATCAGTACCAGCAGTTTGTTGGGAGATACTGCTCAGGCGTTGAGAGCCACGTCGGGCACACCCGCTATGGTGGTTGAACGTATCAACTACAACCAGCATGGTGAAATTATTGATTGTGATATTGAATATTGGCGCCATGATGCGATCAGTATTGAATCTATCGCGGTACTCAACCACTAA
- a CDS encoding putative 2-aminoethylphosphonate ABC transporter permease subunit encodes MDSNTMNNSTLIALKNHSTSQLKRISRDNIVLFGLLAILFSLLVIFIVMPLWAMLAKSVQGTEGEFVGLANFASYFSQASVWQSLGNTLTVGLLVTAVVGVLAFGYAYALTRTCMPMKGLFHVLGTAPILAPSLLPAISLIFLFGNQGVAKEILGGNSVYGLIGISLGLIFWTFPHALMILNTSLRTSDARLYEAARALKTSPLKTFFIVTLPAAKYGLISTLIVVFTLVVCDFGVPKVIGGSYNVLATDIFKQVVGQQNFSMGAVTSILLLIPALLAFVADRWVQKKQKSLFDTRSVPYQPEPNKLRDGACFLYCSLISLAVITVLGMAVYGSLVTFWPWNKALTLNNYNFAEMSTYGWQPYFNSLSLATWTAIIGTTLILVGAYCIEKGRAFAPVRQAMQMLSVVPMAVPGMVLGLGYIFYFNDANNPLSFLYGTMAFLVINTVVHYYTVGHMTAVTALKQIPAEIEATAASVKLPQYKLFFKVTLPVCVPATLDIATYLFINALTTTSAVVFIYSTETIPASVSVLNMDDAGQTGAAAAMAVMIMISASVAKLVHMTLGKWLENRTQAWRKR; translated from the coding sequence ATGGACAGTAATACAATGAATAATTCGACGCTGATTGCTCTGAAGAACCACTCTACCAGCCAGCTAAAAAGAATCAGCCGCGATAACATCGTCTTGTTTGGTTTACTTGCGATTCTATTTTCGTTGCTGGTGATTTTTATCGTCATGCCACTATGGGCGATGTTGGCGAAAAGCGTGCAGGGCACGGAAGGTGAATTTGTTGGTTTAGCCAACTTTGCCAGTTATTTCTCACAGGCGAGCGTGTGGCAATCTCTCGGCAATACATTGACGGTTGGCTTGTTGGTAACCGCTGTGGTTGGTGTACTGGCATTTGGTTATGCTTACGCGCTGACTCGCACTTGTATGCCGATGAAAGGCTTGTTTCATGTCTTGGGTACTGCGCCTATTCTTGCTCCTTCGCTGTTACCTGCGATCAGCTTGATTTTTTTATTTGGTAATCAGGGTGTGGCGAAAGAGATCTTGGGTGGGAATTCCGTATATGGCCTAATTGGTATTTCGCTGGGATTAATCTTTTGGACCTTTCCCCACGCGTTGATGATACTGAATACCTCACTTCGTACATCTGATGCACGTTTGTATGAAGCGGCCCGCGCGTTGAAAACATCGCCACTTAAAACATTTTTTATCGTGACTTTGCCTGCGGCGAAGTACGGTTTGATCAGTACCTTGATTGTTGTCTTCACTCTGGTTGTGTGTGACTTTGGTGTGCCAAAAGTTATCGGCGGAAGCTATAACGTTCTCGCCACGGATATCTTTAAGCAGGTTGTAGGGCAGCAAAACTTCTCTATGGGTGCAGTGACCAGTATTCTGTTGTTGATTCCCGCTTTGTTAGCATTCGTCGCAGACCGCTGGGTGCAGAAAAAGCAAAAGAGTCTGTTTGATACGCGTTCCGTACCTTATCAACCTGAACCGAACAAACTGCGAGATGGTGCGTGTTTCCTTTATTGTTCATTGATCTCATTAGCCGTTATTACGGTGTTGGGCATGGCGGTTTATGGTTCTCTGGTGACGTTTTGGCCTTGGAATAAAGCATTAACGCTGAACAACTATAACTTCGCCGAGATGAGTACTTATGGTTGGCAACCTTACTTCAACTCATTGTCACTGGCGACATGGACTGCCATTATTGGTACAACATTGATATTGGTCGGAGCATACTGCATCGAGAAAGGGCGCGCCTTTGCTCCGGTAAGACAGGCAATGCAAATGCTCAGTGTGGTACCCATGGCTGTACCGGGCATGGTGTTAGGCTTGGGCTATATATTCTACTTTAACGATGCTAACAACCCTCTGAGCTTTCTCTATGGTACGATGGCCTTTCTGGTAATCAATACCGTGGTTCACTATTACACCGTCGGCCATATGACAGCGGTGACGGCGCTGAAGCAGATCCCAGCAGAAATCGAGGCGACAGCGGCTTCCGTCAAGCTACCTCAATATAAGTTGTTCTTTAAAGTCACATTACCCGTCTGCGTCCCTGCGACATTGGATATCGCTACGTATTTGTTTATTAATGCATTAACCACCACTTCTGCGGTAGTATTCATCTATTCAACTGAAACCATTCCGGCTTCTGTTTCTGTATTAAATATGGACGATGCAGGCCAAACGGGCGCGGCAGCCGCAATGGCGGTGATGATCATGATTTCAGCCTCAGTTGCCAAGCTGGTACATATGACGCTAGGGAAATGGTTAGAAAACAGAACACAGGCATGGCGCAAAAGGTAA
- a CDS encoding putative 2-aminoethylphosphonate ABC transporter ATP-binding protein, with protein sequence MPTNQPYLQIENVVKQFGQFTALNNISLAIEKSEFVCFLGPSGCGKTTLLRAIAGLDLPTSGSISQHGEETTFLPPEKRDFGIVFQSYALFPNLTVQENIAIGLKNQGMSNQEALEKVDEWLEMIGLPTSGQKYPNQLSGGQQQRVALARALALSPGLLLLDEPLSALDAKVRVHLRDEICKLQRKLGITTIMVTHDQDEALSMADRIVVMNHGVIEQVGTPQEIYQQPATRFVAEFVGSMNFIGASVATDSHLRIAESLIQAPVLENRNLVRGDRFDLAIRPENIRFSEEIKDALPVRIRTHEFLGSFCRYECELQHDKLAAPIFVDVSGEQAQNIKLRVGDIRYIQFAERGARAYPVLSPNGDKAIAA encoded by the coding sequence ATGCCAACTAACCAACCTTATCTACAGATTGAAAACGTTGTAAAGCAATTCGGACAATTCACAGCGCTTAACAATATCTCACTTGCCATTGAAAAAAGCGAGTTTGTTTGTTTCCTAGGCCCCTCTGGCTGTGGTAAAACTACGCTACTGAGAGCCATTGCTGGCCTCGATCTTCCCACTTCAGGTTCAATTTCTCAACATGGTGAAGAGACGACTTTCCTGCCGCCTGAAAAGCGCGATTTTGGCATTGTATTCCAATCGTATGCTTTGTTTCCCAATCTGACCGTTCAGGAAAATATCGCTATTGGTCTAAAGAACCAAGGCATGTCGAATCAAGAAGCCTTGGAAAAAGTCGATGAGTGGCTTGAGATGATTGGGCTGCCGACATCTGGGCAAAAGTATCCAAATCAATTATCCGGTGGTCAGCAGCAGCGTGTCGCGCTTGCGCGTGCATTAGCGCTCTCCCCGGGTCTGCTACTACTTGATGAACCTCTATCTGCGCTGGACGCCAAAGTACGCGTTCATTTACGTGATGAGATTTGTAAGCTGCAGCGTAAGCTGGGTATCACCACTATTATGGTGACTCATGATCAGGATGAAGCGCTATCAATGGCAGATCGCATTGTGGTCATGAATCACGGTGTTATTGAGCAAGTGGGTACGCCGCAAGAAATCTATCAACAGCCTGCTACCCGATTTGTAGCTGAGTTTGTTGGTAGTATGAATTTTATCGGTGCTTCAGTCGCAACTGACAGTCATCTACGCATTGCGGAGTCCCTCATTCAAGCCCCGGTGTTGGAAAACCGAAATCTGGTTCGTGGCGATCGTTTTGACTTAGCAATCCGCCCCGAGAACATTCGCTTTTCCGAAGAAATAAAAGATGCGTTGCCAGTTCGTATTCGTACCCATGAGTTTTTAGGGTCGTTCTGCCGATATGAGTGTGAGTTGCAGCACGACAAGCTCGCAGCTCCCATCTTTGTTGATGTTTCCGGTGAACAAGCGCAAAACATCAAGCTACGCGTTGGTGATATTCGTTATATTCAGTTTGCTGAGCGAGGAGCAAGAGCATACCCAGTGTTAAGCCCAAATGGCGACAAAGCGATTGCGGCTTAG
- a CDS encoding GNAT family N-acetyltransferase, which translates to MDVRKISAEDTLALRHQVLWPEKSVDFCRLEEDDASLHFGAFVAGKLVCVASVFVTDDVARLRKFATSPEYQGQGIGSSVLKVIISQLQNTGVIVFWCDARESALTLYKRFGMTEQGQRFYKGNIPYYKMSVTWD; encoded by the coding sequence ATGGACGTTAGAAAAATATCAGCAGAAGATACGCTTGCTTTACGGCATCAGGTACTTTGGCCAGAAAAGAGTGTCGATTTTTGTCGTTTAGAAGAAGATGACGCGAGCTTACATTTTGGTGCATTTGTCGCGGGGAAGCTTGTTTGTGTCGCTTCTGTATTTGTTACCGATGATGTGGCTCGATTGAGAAAGTTTGCCACTTCTCCGGAGTATCAAGGGCAGGGAATAGGTTCGAGCGTACTCAAGGTTATAATTAGTCAATTGCAAAATACTGGCGTTATCGTTTTTTGGTGTGATGCTCGCGAAAGTGCATTAACGCTGTATAAAAGATTTGGTATGACAGAGCAGGGCCAGCGCTTTTACAAAGGTAATATCCCATATTACAAAATGTCTGTCACTTGGGATTAA
- a CDS encoding putative 2-aminoethylphosphonate ABC transporter substrate-binding protein produces the protein MMNNRLMKGALAALVSLLATNAMASQEVTVYTAFETDILAKYKSAFEKQNPDIKIKWVRDSTGIMTAKLLAEKNNPRAEVVWGLAGSSMALLKEQGLLKPYTPKGIEFLHANLNDPQSNQAWFGNDAFFNAVCFNEVVAKQLNLPKPTSWQDLTDPVYKGHIAMPNPASSGTGYMQVSAWLQNMGEDKGWNYMKALDKNIAHYTHSGSKPCVQAGMGEVAIGISMASRGAKLKSQGAPLAVITPKGIGWESEAVGLVKESEAAKRVVDWSISKAANELYVEMYPVVAHKEVKATVSHFPNVQENMAEMDFAQMGSKRADILATWSAKFDAKSEPKS, from the coding sequence ATGATGAACAACCGTTTGATGAAAGGAGCGCTGGCTGCGCTTGTCTCTCTACTAGCAACGAATGCAATGGCGTCCCAGGAAGTAACGGTTTACACCGCTTTTGAAACGGATATTCTTGCAAAGTACAAGTCTGCGTTTGAGAAACAAAACCCAGACATCAAGATCAAGTGGGTACGTGACTCTACAGGTATCATGACGGCTAAGTTACTGGCAGAAAAAAATAATCCACGCGCAGAAGTAGTATGGGGTTTAGCGGGCTCTTCAATGGCATTATTGAAAGAGCAAGGCTTGCTTAAACCATACACGCCTAAAGGTATAGAGTTTCTGCATGCGAACCTTAACGACCCTCAATCGAATCAGGCTTGGTTTGGTAATGATGCGTTTTTCAATGCCGTTTGTTTCAATGAAGTGGTGGCGAAACAGTTGAACTTACCTAAACCGACTTCATGGCAAGACCTGACAGATCCGGTTTACAAAGGTCATATTGCTATGCCAAACCCAGCGTCGTCCGGTACAGGTTATATGCAGGTTTCTGCATGGCTACAAAACATGGGTGAAGACAAAGGTTGGAACTACATGAAAGCACTGGATAAAAACATCGCACATTATACCCACTCAGGTTCTAAGCCATGTGTACAAGCGGGTATGGGCGAAGTAGCGATTGGTATTTCTATGGCTAGCCGCGGTGCTAAGTTGAAGAGTCAGGGCGCACCTCTGGCTGTGATCACACCTAAGGGCATTGGTTGGGAGTCAGAAGCGGTAGGCTTAGTCAAAGAGTCCGAAGCGGCCAAACGCGTGGTTGATTGGTCTATTTCTAAAGCGGCTAACGAGCTATATGTAGAAATGTACCCGGTTGTTGCTCATAAAGAGGTTAAAGCGACCGTCTCTCACTTCCCTAATGTACAAGAGAACATGGCAGAGATGGATTTTGCTCAAATGGGTAGCAAGCGCGCAGATATTCTTGCAACCTGGTCTGCGAAATTTGATGCTAAATCAGAGCCAAAATCATAA
- a CDS encoding aspartate aminotransferase family protein, which produces MTQSIKPTHFRSEGDVNTTPARQAWNASLNDERTQALLQRDSDVFLHQAMSTPCLDTLEAACGIYIQDATGKKYMDFHGNNVHQLGYGHPHVIKRVTEQIANLPFSPRRFTNETAIQCAEKLTQICGGDLNRVLFAPGGTSAIGMALKLARHVTGNFKVISLWDSFHGASLDAISVGGEACFREGMGPLMAGVERIPPAVSYRGAFQSVSSDGSDVHYADYLEYVVEKEGGIGAFIAEVVRNTDVQVPSKAYWKRIREICDKHNVMLIIDDIPNGMGRSGEWFTYQAYDIEPDILCIGKGLGGGLVPIAAMVTKDKYNTAEQISMGHYTHEKSPIGCAAALATIEAIEQQGLLEKVKDDSEFVREKLLEMKQKYPVIGDVRGIGLLWGVELVTDRQTKQRAFDQAEAVLYQCLNNGLSFKVSQGNVIQLSPPLIISRQELTEALAIFEEAIANICNEHND; this is translated from the coding sequence ATGACTCAGTCGATAAAACCCACCCACTTTCGCAGTGAAGGCGACGTGAATACCACCCCTGCTCGACAGGCTTGGAACGCATCCTTAAACGACGAGCGTACGCAAGCACTGCTACAGCGCGATAGCGACGTCTTTCTGCATCAGGCCATGTCTACACCCTGTCTGGACACACTTGAAGCAGCCTGTGGAATCTATATTCAAGATGCCACAGGCAAAAAGTACATGGATTTTCATGGCAACAACGTTCACCAGCTTGGCTACGGTCATCCACATGTGATTAAGCGAGTCACTGAACAGATTGCAAATCTGCCATTTTCGCCTCGCCGTTTCACCAATGAAACCGCGATTCAGTGTGCTGAAAAACTCACGCAGATCTGTGGTGGAGACCTCAACAGAGTCTTGTTCGCCCCGGGCGGCACATCGGCTATAGGCATGGCACTCAAGTTAGCTCGTCATGTTACCGGCAATTTTAAAGTGATCTCTTTGTGGGACTCTTTTCACGGTGCCTCTCTGGACGCAATATCTGTTGGCGGTGAAGCCTGTTTCCGTGAAGGTATGGGCCCTTTAATGGCAGGAGTTGAACGTATTCCGCCCGCGGTATCCTACCGCGGAGCTTTCCAAAGTGTCTCTTCTGATGGTAGCGATGTTCACTATGCCGATTATCTGGAATATGTGGTTGAAAAAGAGGGAGGCATTGGCGCTTTTATTGCCGAAGTTGTTCGCAATACCGATGTTCAGGTGCCAAGCAAAGCCTACTGGAAACGTATTCGTGAGATATGCGACAAGCACAATGTCATGCTCATTATTGACGATATTCCTAACGGCATGGGGCGCAGCGGAGAATGGTTCACGTATCAAGCCTATGACATCGAACCTGACATATTGTGTATTGGCAAAGGTTTGGGCGGTGGATTGGTTCCCATTGCAGCGATGGTCACCAAAGACAAATACAACACTGCAGAGCAGATTTCTATGGGTCATTACACCCATGAGAAGAGCCCAATAGGCTGCGCCGCCGCACTCGCGACTATAGAAGCCATTGAACAACAAGGTTTACTGGAAAAAGTAAAAGACGATAGCGAATTTGTACGTGAAAAACTGCTGGAAATGAAACAGAAATACCCAGTAATCGGAGACGTTCGCGGCATCGGTTTACTTTGGGGCGTAGAACTCGTGACAGATAGGCAAACCAAACAAAGAGCGTTTGATCAAGCGGAAGCCGTGCTTTATCAATGTCTAAATAATGGCCTCAGCTTTAAAGTTTCTCAAGGCAATGTGATTCAACTCAGCCCACCATTAATTATTTCACGTCAAGAACTTACCGAAGCGCTGGCTATCTTTGAAGAAGCGATTGCCAATATATGTAATGAACACAACGACTGA
- a CDS encoding phosphonoacetaldehyde hydrolase: MTHSHSPIQAVIFDWAGTIVDFGSFAPTSIFVEAFKQGFDFDINLAEAREPMGLGKWDHIQAVGRLPAVDKRWNEQFGRSMNSDDIDRIYATFMPLQKAKVADHAEPILNAIEVVDGLKDQGIKIGSCSGYPREVMDVLIPVAADYGYKPDYVVATDDLPQGGRPAPYMALKNVIELNVTDVKACIKVDDAAPGIDEGHNAGMWTVGLLLSGNEAGLTYEQYQAADEATLNTAREKAKVKLMKSTPHYLIDTISQLPEVVRDIERRLEAGERP; encoded by the coding sequence ATGACTCACTCTCACTCACCGATTCAGGCTGTCATCTTTGACTGGGCTGGCACCATTGTAGATTTTGGTTCATTCGCACCAACCAGCATCTTTGTTGAAGCGTTCAAACAAGGTTTCGACTTCGATATCAACTTAGCAGAAGCACGCGAGCCTATGGGGCTTGGTAAATGGGACCACATTCAGGCGGTAGGCCGCCTTCCTGCTGTAGACAAGCGTTGGAATGAGCAGTTTGGTCGCTCCATGAATAGTGATGACATTGACCGCATTTACGCGACTTTTATGCCCCTACAAAAAGCAAAAGTCGCTGACCACGCAGAACCCATCCTGAACGCGATTGAAGTTGTCGATGGTTTAAAAGATCAAGGGATCAAGATTGGTTCTTGCTCTGGTTATCCTCGTGAAGTCATGGATGTGTTAATCCCTGTCGCTGCTGACTATGGCTATAAGCCTGATTACGTTGTGGCAACTGACGACCTTCCTCAAGGAGGCCGCCCTGCACCTTATATGGCACTAAAAAACGTCATCGAGCTAAACGTTACGGACGTAAAGGCATGTATTAAAGTGGATGATGCGGCACCGGGCATAGACGAAGGACACAATGCGGGTATGTGGACGGTGGGTTTGTTGCTGTCTGGCAATGAAGCGGGACTCACCTATGAACAATATCAGGCAGCGGATGAAGCGACACTAAATACTGCTCGCGAGAAAGCGAAAGTGAAGTTAATGAAGAGCACGCCACACTACCTGATTGACACCATTTCTCAGCTACCAGAAGTGGTTAGAGATATTGAGCGCCGACTGGAAGCGGGTGAACGCCCGTAA
- a CDS encoding YafY family transcriptional regulator, with the protein MSKSERLFELLTLLRSKRYAVTAANLAQTMEVSERTIYRDIQSLVNSGVPIQGEAGVGYILQSGAHLPPLMFSEREMMALELGMRMVRSWSDSDLADASISASNKILSVLPDKLKQQVESFPILVPDFYTQTESARHGQMLRHAIDVKWKIDIDYVAENGSRTQRTLQPLGQMFWGKVWTLVAWCELRGDYRHFRLDRIEKLSILDQQFETNKTKSLEHFITLYAPKD; encoded by the coding sequence ATGAGTAAATCTGAACGACTGTTTGAGCTGCTGACTTTGCTACGCTCAAAGCGTTATGCTGTCACTGCTGCTAACCTCGCCCAAACCATGGAAGTCAGTGAACGGACTATCTATCGAGATATTCAATCACTTGTGAATTCTGGGGTTCCCATTCAGGGCGAAGCAGGTGTCGGCTATATCTTACAGTCAGGGGCTCATTTACCACCATTGATGTTCTCAGAACGAGAAATGATGGCGCTGGAACTCGGAATGAGAATGGTTCGATCTTGGTCAGACAGTGATCTTGCAGATGCTTCCATCAGCGCTTCAAACAAAATCCTCTCCGTATTGCCAGACAAACTCAAACAGCAGGTTGAGAGCTTTCCGATACTGGTGCCTGACTTTTATACGCAGACCGAATCGGCTCGCCACGGGCAAATGCTCAGGCATGCCATTGATGTAAAGTGGAAGATAGACATTGATTACGTCGCAGAAAATGGGTCTAGAACGCAGCGTACTCTGCAACCTCTCGGACAAATGTTCTGGGGAAAAGTCTGGACGCTAGTCGCATGGTGCGAATTGAGGGGTGACTACCGTCACTTTAGGCTGGATCGAATTGAAAAACTAAGCATCCTAGACCAGCAGTTTGAGACCAATAAAACTAAGTCTTTAGAGCACTTTATTACGCTTTACGCACCAAAGGACTAA